A stretch of DNA from Methanolinea mesophila:
TCACGGGCCTTGTTTCCGACGAGCTGGCAAAATCGGCGGTAAAGAACGGGGCATGTCATGTATACATGACGCATACCACGGCTGGCCTTACCATCAACGAGAACGCCGATCCGGACGTCGCCAGGGACATCCTCGCCGGTCTTGCTCACCTGGTCCCGGAGAAGGGAAATTACCGCCATGCCGAGGGGAACTCCGATGCCCACATCAAGGCCTCGCTCATGGGATCTTCCCTCATGGTGCCGGTGATCGATGGCCGCCTGGCGCTCGGGACCTGGCAGGGGATATACTTCTGCGAGTTCGATGGGCCCCGAGTACGGAATGTGCTGGTTGGGGTGTCGGGGGAGTAGGTGGTGGGGGGTGGTTTGCGGAGGTTGTTTTTGGGAATCGGTGGAGATGGAGCTGCAGTGGATGAGGTTGGAGGGGTGGGCATTATACTAGTTACGAGATTGGGGGGTTAGGGGGGAGGGAATTTACTTTCGCGGTACCTAGTGACCCCATTTTGGAGGATTTTTCATTATAGAAAAAATGCAATTTAATTTTTCTCGGCATACATCACAAACGAGAAAGAGAATTCGACAGTTTAGATGAAAATAAAGAAAAATTAGACGGAAATTCGTTGACTCAAATCGATTGACATTGTATTTATTGAGGAATTCTCAAATAGATAGGAAGAAGAATATTCCAAAAGAACATGTTAAAATTTACGGAGATATTTTGAATGTTTAACGTAAAATGGGACCCAGATATTAATGGTGTTATTCTTTCAACCGATCTAGGAGACACAAATTATCCCGTTCGTCCCGTTTTCCATGAGGAATTAGATCTACTAAAATTTTATGAATTGGGCTTTAAATATCCTAATTGTTCGGAACCCTTAATGTGGGCCGCTGGGAGAACGTATTACTATAAAGGAGAAAAAATTGCCTTGGTAAAAGGAGGAGGATTCTATAATAATCTTAAAATTGAAAAGTTCGTTGATTCACAAGAAATTGAGCCAATAAACATTTCGAAAATATTGAAAAAAAATCGGGATAAAA
This window harbors:
- a CDS encoding secondary thiamine-phosphate synthase enzyme YjbQ — its product is MKWTKIEVKTSSRTQFIDITGLVSDELAKSAVKNGACHVYMTHTTAGLTINENADPDVARDILAGLAHLVPEKGNYRHAEGNSDAHIKASLMGSSLMVPVIDGRLALGTWQGIYFCEFDGPRVRNVLVGVSGE